One Streptomyces sp. CNQ-509 DNA window includes the following coding sequences:
- the purN gene encoding phosphoribosylglycinamide formyltransferase → MVPHAPARLVVLVSGSGTNLQALLDAVAEQGADAYGAEVVAVGADRSAEAGAAGLLRAERAGLPTFVCRVRDFATRAEWDRALAEATAAYEPDLVVSAGFMKIVGKEFLARFGGRFVNTHPALLPSFPGAHAVRDALAHGVKVTGCTVHFVDEGVDTGPIIAQGAVEVREEDHRDGGEALHERIKAVERRLLVDVVGRLARDGYRVEDRKVRFGE, encoded by the coding sequence GTGGTTCCGCATGCGCCCGCCCGCCTCGTCGTGCTCGTCTCCGGCTCCGGTACGAACTTGCAGGCCCTGCTCGACGCCGTCGCCGAGCAGGGGGCGGACGCCTACGGCGCCGAGGTCGTCGCGGTCGGCGCCGACCGTTCCGCCGAGGCCGGCGCCGCCGGGCTGCTGCGCGCGGAGCGCGCCGGGCTGCCGACGTTCGTCTGCCGGGTCCGGGACTTCGCCACCCGCGCCGAGTGGGACCGGGCGCTGGCCGAGGCCACGGCCGCGTACGAGCCGGACCTCGTGGTCTCGGCCGGGTTCATGAAGATCGTGGGGAAGGAGTTCCTGGCCCGCTTCGGCGGCCGGTTCGTCAACACCCACCCCGCGCTGCTCCCCAGCTTCCCCGGTGCCCACGCCGTACGTGACGCGCTCGCGCACGGCGTGAAGGTCACCGGGTGCACCGTCCACTTCGTCGACGAAGGCGTCGACACCGGCCCGATCATCGCGCAGGGCGCGGTCGAGGTCCGCGAGGAGGACCACCGGGACGGGGGCGAGGCGCTGCACGAGCGCATCAAGGCAGTCGAACGGCGGCTGCTCGTCGACGTCGTGGGCCGGCTGGCCCGGGACGGGTACCGCGTCGAGGATCGAAAGGTTCGGTTCGGTGAGTAA
- the purH gene encoding bifunctional phosphoribosylaminoimidazolecarboxamide formyltransferase/IMP cyclohydrolase gives MSNSGSPGKAGSASDEAAGADSRRPVRRALISVYDKTGLEELARGLHGAGVALVSTGSTAARIAAVGVPVTKVEELTGFPECLDGRVKTLHPRVHAGLLADLRLDDHRRQLAELGVEPFELLVSNLYPFAETVASGASPDECVEQIDIGGPSMVRGAAKNHPSVAVVVNPARYDEVLKAVADGGFDLAQRKRLAAEAFQHTAAYDVAVANWFAADYAPADEGPQDFVGAAYTRLNPLRYGENPHQAAALYTDGSGAGLPGAEQVHGKEMSYNNYVDTEAARRAAYDHERPCVAIIKHANPCGIAVADDVAGAHRKAHACDPVSAYGGVIAVNRPVSKAMAEQVAEIFTEVIVAPEYEDGALEALTRKKNLRILRSAGTPQRGREFRPLDGGLLVQERDVFQAAGDDPAGWRLAAGAGLDAAGLADLAFAWRACRAVKSNAILLAKDGATVGVGMGQVNRVDSAKLAVQRAGAERAAGAYAASDAFFPFPDGLEVLLDAGVRAVVQPGGSIRDEQVVEAAQKAGVTMYLTGARHFYH, from the coding sequence GTGAGTAATTCTGGGTCCCCGGGCAAGGCAGGTTCCGCGTCGGACGAGGCTGCCGGGGCTGACTCCCGGCGGCCGGTACGCCGCGCGCTGATCAGCGTCTACGACAAGACCGGTCTGGAGGAGCTGGCCCGCGGCCTGCACGGGGCCGGGGTCGCGCTCGTCTCCACCGGCTCGACGGCCGCGCGCATCGCCGCCGTAGGGGTGCCGGTGACGAAGGTCGAGGAGCTGACCGGCTTCCCCGAGTGCCTGGACGGCCGGGTCAAGACCCTGCACCCGCGGGTGCACGCCGGGCTCCTCGCCGACCTGCGCCTCGACGACCACCGGCGGCAGCTCGCGGAGTTGGGCGTCGAGCCGTTCGAACTGCTGGTGAGCAACCTCTACCCCTTCGCCGAGACCGTCGCCTCCGGCGCCTCGCCCGACGAGTGCGTCGAGCAGATCGACATCGGCGGCCCGTCGATGGTCAGGGGCGCGGCGAAGAACCACCCGTCGGTCGCCGTCGTCGTCAACCCGGCGCGCTACGACGAGGTGCTCAAGGCCGTCGCGGACGGCGGCTTCGACCTGGCGCAGCGCAAGCGGCTCGCGGCGGAGGCGTTCCAGCACACGGCGGCGTACGACGTGGCCGTGGCCAACTGGTTCGCCGCGGACTACGCCCCCGCGGACGAGGGACCGCAGGACTTCGTCGGCGCCGCCTACACCCGGCTCAACCCCCTGCGCTACGGCGAGAACCCCCACCAGGCCGCCGCCCTCTACACCGACGGCTCCGGCGCGGGCCTGCCCGGCGCCGAGCAGGTGCACGGCAAGGAGATGTCGTACAACAACTACGTCGACACCGAGGCCGCCCGCCGCGCCGCGTACGACCACGAGCGCCCCTGCGTCGCCATCATCAAGCACGCCAACCCCTGCGGCATCGCCGTCGCCGACGACGTCGCCGGGGCCCACCGCAAGGCGCACGCCTGCGACCCCGTGTCCGCGTACGGCGGCGTGATCGCCGTCAACCGGCCGGTGTCGAAAGCCATGGCCGAGCAGGTCGCGGAGATCTTCACCGAGGTCATCGTGGCGCCGGAGTACGAGGACGGGGCGCTGGAGGCGCTGACGCGGAAGAAGAACCTCCGCATCCTGCGCAGCGCCGGGACCCCGCAGCGGGGGCGCGAGTTCCGGCCCCTCGACGGCGGGCTGCTGGTCCAGGAGCGGGACGTCTTCCAGGCCGCGGGCGACGACCCGGCCGGCTGGCGGCTCGCCGCGGGCGCGGGCCTCGACGCGGCCGGTCTCGCGGACCTGGCGTTCGCCTGGCGGGCGTGCCGCGCGGTGAAGTCCAACGCGATCCTGCTGGCGAAGGACGGCGCCACCGTCGGCGTCGGCATGGGCCAGGTCAACCGCGTCGACTCGGCGAAGCTCGCCGTGCAGCGCGCGGGCGCGGAGCGCGCGGCCGGGGCGTACGCCGCCTCGGACGCCTTCTTCCCCTTCCCCGACGGGCTTGAGGTGCTGCTCGACGCGGGGGTACGGGCCGTGGTGCAGCCGGGCGGCTCGATCCGCGACGAGCAGGTGGTCGAGGCCGCGCAGAAGGCGGGCGTGACCATGTACCTCACGGGCGCACGGCACTTCTACCACTGA
- a CDS encoding bifunctional methylenetetrahydrofolate dehydrogenase/methenyltetrahydrofolate cyclohydrolase has protein sequence MTAQILDGRATAAAIKSELATRVQALKGRGVTPGLGTLLVGDDPGSQKYVAGKHRDCAEIGIASIQRELPATATQEQIEAVVRELNEDPDCTGYIVQLPLPRDIDENRVLELIDPAKDADGLHPTNLGRLVLNEPAPLPCTPNGVIRLLRQFGVELNGAHVVVVGRGVTIGRSLPLMLTRKSENATVTQCHTGTRDLAGHLRQADIVVAAAGSPHLIKPADIRPGAAVLDVGVSRDEHGKIVGDVHPGVADVAGWLSPNPGGVGPMTRAMLLVNVVEAAEAAAGVSGAGGGSGISGTAGAAGTSGMGTAAPAAP, from the coding sequence ATGACCGCCCAGATTCTCGACGGCAGGGCCACCGCGGCCGCGATCAAGTCCGAGCTTGCCACGCGCGTGCAGGCGCTCAAGGGCCGGGGTGTCACGCCCGGTCTCGGCACCCTCCTGGTCGGCGACGACCCGGGCAGCCAGAAGTACGTCGCGGGCAAGCACCGCGACTGCGCCGAAATCGGCATCGCCTCCATCCAGCGCGAGCTGCCCGCGACGGCCACGCAGGAGCAGATCGAGGCGGTCGTCCGCGAGCTGAACGAGGACCCGGACTGCACCGGCTACATCGTGCAGCTCCCGCTGCCGCGGGACATCGACGAGAACCGGGTGCTGGAGCTGATCGACCCGGCCAAGGACGCCGACGGGCTGCACCCCACGAACCTCGGCCGGCTCGTGCTCAACGAGCCCGCGCCGCTGCCCTGTACCCCGAACGGCGTCATCCGGCTGCTGCGCCAGTTCGGCGTCGAGCTGAACGGGGCGCACGTCGTGGTCGTCGGGCGCGGCGTCACCATCGGCCGGTCGCTGCCGCTGATGCTCACCCGCAAGTCCGAGAACGCCACGGTCACCCAGTGCCATACCGGCACCCGCGACCTGGCCGGGCACCTCCGGCAGGCCGACATCGTCGTGGCCGCGGCCGGCTCGCCGCACCTGATCAAGCCGGCGGACATCCGCCCGGGCGCGGCCGTCCTCGACGTCGGCGTGAGCCGCGACGAGCACGGCAAGATCGTCGGGGACGTGCACCCGGGCGTCGCGGACGTCGCGGGCTGGCTGTCGCCGAACCCGGGCGGGGTGGGGCCGATGACGCGGGCGATGCTGCTGGTCAACGTCGTGGAGGCGGCGGAGGCCGCGGCTGGGGTGAGCGGGGCGGGTGGCGGGTCCGGGATCTCCGGCACGGCGGGTGCCGCCGGTACGTCCGGGATGGGCACGGCCGCGCCGGCGGCGCCGTGA
- a CDS encoding DUF3017 domain-containing protein encodes MARRTAFPTRGTVRPEGGGRAASGKAPPPVRQWPILLVLAIAAAGLITVAAGPFREGTLILGGSLLVGGVLRGTVPEVGMLAVRSRFTDIVTFGVLGLAIVLLALVAMPDPWLEVPFLEDAVHFSVR; translated from the coding sequence ATGGCCCGCCGCACGGCGTTCCCCACCCGTGGCACCGTCCGCCCCGAGGGCGGCGGCCGGGCGGCGTCCGGCAAGGCCCCGCCGCCCGTGCGGCAGTGGCCGATACTCCTGGTGCTCGCGATAGCGGCGGCCGGACTGATCACGGTGGCCGCGGGCCCGTTCCGCGAGGGCACGCTGATCCTCGGCGGGTCACTGCTCGTCGGCGGCGTGCTGCGCGGGACGGTACCGGAGGTGGGCATGCTGGCGGTGCGGTCCCGGTTCACCGACATCGTGACGTTCGGGGTGCTGGGCCTGGCGATCGTGCTGCTGGCGCTGGTCGCGATGCCGGACCCGTGGCTCGAGGTGCCTTTCCTGGAAGACGCGGTCCACTTCTCCGTACGCTGA
- a CDS encoding DUF2690 domain-containing protein: MARWKELPEELDPQIRDFAAHMRRLVDRSGLTVSEVADRTGYSRSSWERYLNGRLMPSRESVVAFAEVTGARDDQLMTEWSAADRAWSRAELRNRSALRALRAAEPGPDDLQDPEPGRQGRGLRGVLGRGRGRGEETPGAGETARLGGAGGAAQGAERPVHPDATERSAVRPGPPPPPERRATRAAGKGDAGAGTGAGERTAAAAGAAAAAGAGRGAEAGTDSGADAGTDAGGEAGSSAVDPAARDADETTKLRALSRPTPPPAPEPAGETAPTRPISTAPAPAPPAAAPPRKNWPLRRVLLAGLVTLLLTGGGAGVLYVGHGLISDPGVEEQQKPRGGPPPGSGPTGKTSGPGSGSGSPSGSAELPEGVECRGDGCTGKDADEMGCGGEFARTTTETTIGDMVLEIRYSEPCQAAWARITAAEPGSTVTALAEVPGEEPVREDSSAGTSEGYTAMVVAEELDTVRACAELPDGTAACTKGTLPS, translated from the coding sequence ATGGCTCGCTGGAAGGAGCTGCCCGAGGAGCTCGACCCGCAGATACGGGACTTCGCCGCGCACATGCGCCGGCTGGTCGACCGCAGCGGCCTGACCGTGTCGGAGGTCGCGGACCGCACCGGGTACAGCAGGTCGTCGTGGGAGCGCTACCTCAACGGGCGGCTGATGCCGTCGCGCGAGTCGGTCGTCGCGTTCGCGGAGGTGACGGGCGCGCGGGACGACCAGCTCATGACCGAGTGGAGCGCGGCGGACCGCGCCTGGAGCCGGGCGGAGCTGCGGAACCGGTCGGCGCTGCGCGCCCTCCGGGCGGCGGAGCCCGGCCCTGACGACCTGCAGGACCCGGAGCCCGGCCGCCAGGGGCGCGGACTCCGCGGAGTCCTGGGCCGGGGCAGGGGACGCGGCGAGGAGACACCCGGCGCGGGGGAGACGGCGCGCCTCGGGGGCGCCGGAGGTGCGGCGCAGGGTGCGGAGAGGCCCGTACACCCGGACGCGACGGAGCGCTCGGCGGTACGTCCCGGACCTCCGCCGCCGCCGGAGAGGCGGGCGACGAGGGCTGCCGGGAAGGGTGACGCGGGAGCGGGAACAGGAGCCGGGGAGAGGACCGCCGCGGCGGCAGGAGCCGCCGCGGCGGCGGGAGCTGGACGCGGTGCGGAGGCGGGGACCGACTCCGGTGCCGATGCCGGGACCGACGCCGGGGGCGAGGCCGGAAGCAGCGCCGTCGACCCCGCCGCCCGGGACGCCGACGAGACCACCAAACTCCGCGCCCTCTCCCGCCCCACCCCGCCGCCCGCACCGGAGCCGGCCGGCGAGACGGCGCCTACCCGGCCGATATCCACCGCCCCCGCCCCGGCCCCGCCCGCCGCGGCGCCCCCGCGGAAGAACTGGCCCCTGCGCCGCGTGCTCCTCGCCGGCCTCGTCACCCTGCTGCTCACCGGCGGCGGCGCCGGCGTCCTCTACGTCGGCCACGGCCTGATCTCCGACCCCGGCGTCGAGGAGCAGCAGAAGCCCCGCGGCGGTCCGCCGCCCGGCTCCGGCCCGACCGGGAAGACCTCGGGCCCGGGGTCCGGCTCCGGCTCGCCGTCCGGGTCCGCGGAGTTGCCCGAGGGCGTGGAGTGCCGCGGCGACGGCTGCACGGGCAAGGACGCCGACGAGATGGGCTGCGGCGGCGAGTTCGCCCGTACGACCACGGAGACGACCATCGGCGACATGGTCCTGGAGATCCGCTACAGCGAACCCTGCCAGGCGGCGTGGGCAAGGATCACCGCGGCGGAGCCCGGCTCGACGGTCACCGCGCTGGCCGAGGTACCGGGCGAGGAGCCGGTCCGCGAGGACTCGTCGGCCGGGACGAGCGAGGGCTACACGGCGATGGTCGTGGCGGAGGAGCTGGACACCGTACGGGCGTGTGCGGAGCTGCCGGACGGGACCGCGGCCTGCACGAAGGGCACGCTGCCGTCGTAG
- a CDS encoding malate dehydrogenase, producing MTRTPDSPVTVTVTGAAGQIGYALLFRIASGQLLGPDVPVKLRLLEITPALGAAEGTAMELDDCAFPLLRGIDITDDPNVAFAGANVALLVGARPRTKGMERGDLLEANGGIFKPQGKAINDHAADDIKVLVVGNPANTNALIARAAAPDVPAERFTAMTRLDHNRALSQLAKKTGAAVGDIKKLTIWGNHSATQYPDVFHAEIAGKNAAEVVNDEKWLADEFIPTVAKRGAAIIEARGASSAASAANAAVDHVYSWVNGTAQGDWVSMGIPSDGSYGVPEGLISSYPVTCADGAYEIVQGLEINDFSRARIDASVKELAEEREAVRALGLV from the coding sequence ATGACCCGCACTCCCGACAGCCCCGTCACCGTCACCGTCACCGGCGCGGCCGGGCAGATCGGCTACGCGCTGCTCTTCCGTATCGCCTCCGGCCAGCTCCTCGGCCCGGACGTACCGGTCAAGCTGCGGCTGCTGGAGATCACCCCGGCCCTCGGCGCCGCCGAGGGCACGGCGATGGAGCTCGACGACTGCGCGTTCCCGCTGCTGCGCGGCATCGACATCACCGACGACCCGAACGTCGCCTTCGCCGGCGCCAACGTCGCGCTGCTCGTCGGCGCCCGCCCGCGTACGAAGGGCATGGAGCGCGGCGACCTGCTGGAGGCCAACGGCGGCATCTTCAAGCCGCAGGGCAAGGCCATCAACGACCACGCCGCGGACGACATCAAGGTCCTCGTCGTCGGCAACCCCGCCAACACCAACGCGCTCATCGCCCGCGCCGCCGCCCCGGACGTGCCGGCCGAGCGCTTCACGGCGATGACCCGCCTCGACCACAACCGGGCGCTGTCGCAGCTCGCCAAGAAGACGGGCGCGGCGGTCGGCGACATCAAGAAGCTGACGATCTGGGGCAACCACTCGGCGACCCAGTACCCGGACGTCTTCCACGCCGAGATCGCCGGGAAGAACGCCGCCGAGGTCGTCAACGACGAGAAGTGGCTGGCCGACGAGTTCATCCCGACCGTCGCCAAGCGCGGCGCGGCCATCATCGAGGCGCGCGGCGCCTCGTCGGCGGCGTCGGCGGCCAACGCGGCGGTGGACCACGTGTACTCGTGGGTCAACGGCACGGCGCAGGGCGACTGGGTCTCGATGGGCATCCCGTCGGACGGCTCCTACGGCGTGCCCGAGGGGCTGATCTCGTCGTACCCGGTGACGTGCGCGGACGGTGCGTACGAGATCGTGCAGGGGCTGGAGATCAACGACTTCTCGCGGGCCCGCATCGACGCCTCGGTGAAGGAGCTCGCGGAGGAGCGCGAGGCGGTACGGGCTCTCGGTCTGGTCTGA
- the rpmF gene encoding 50S ribosomal protein L32 has protein sequence MFRKKSRARVRHHRAQWRGRVSVPALMTCPNAACGEPKPLHTACPNCGQYKGRQVHRP, from the coding sequence ATGTTCAGGAAGAAGTCGCGGGCCCGCGTCCGCCACCACCGCGCGCAGTGGCGCGGCCGGGTCTCCGTGCCCGCGCTGATGACGTGCCCGAACGCGGCGTGCGGCGAGCCCAAGCCGCTGCACACCGCGTGCCCGAACTGCGGGCAGTACAAGGGGCGTCAGGTCCACCGCCCGTAG
- a CDS encoding isocitrate lyase/phosphoenolpyruvate mutase family protein: protein MAGRAEEFRALHHGREAGDPLVLPGPWDAASARVFADAGFAALATPSAGIARALGYGDGEATPVAEMFAAITRITRAVDVPVTADVEAGYGLPPRELVERLLEAGAVGCNLEDTVHPGRTLRDAAEQAEFLAEVKAEAGDGLFINARVDTFVRGVEDPGAAVERGRLYAAAGADGVYPIGAPPRHLGLLAQETGLPVNALAAAEGRGPGPAELGRLGASRITFGGGLLERTLRGVEELARELGRG from the coding sequence GTGGCGGGGAGAGCCGAGGAGTTCCGGGCGCTGCACCACGGCAGGGAGGCGGGGGACCCGCTGGTGCTGCCGGGCCCGTGGGACGCGGCGAGCGCCCGTGTCTTCGCGGACGCGGGCTTCGCGGCGCTGGCCACGCCGAGCGCGGGCATCGCGCGGGCCCTGGGCTACGGAGACGGGGAGGCGACGCCCGTAGCGGAGATGTTCGCGGCGATCACGCGGATCACGCGCGCCGTGGACGTCCCGGTGACGGCGGACGTGGAGGCGGGCTACGGCCTGCCGCCGCGGGAGCTGGTCGAACGGCTGCTGGAGGCGGGGGCGGTGGGGTGCAACCTGGAGGACACGGTGCACCCGGGCAGGACCCTGAGGGACGCGGCGGAACAGGCGGAGTTCCTGGCGGAGGTGAAGGCGGAGGCGGGGGACGGGCTCTTCATCAACGCCCGGGTGGACACGTTCGTACGCGGAGTGGAGGACCCGGGGGCGGCGGTGGAACGGGGGAGGCTGTACGCGGCGGCGGGGGCGGACGGGGTGTATCCGATCGGGGCCCCGCCGAGGCACCTGGGCCTGCTGGCGCAGGAGACGGGCCTGCCGGTCAACGCCCTGGCGGCGGCGGAGGGCCGGGGCCCGGGTCCGGCGGAGCTGGGGAGGCTGGGGGCGAGCAGGATCACGTTCGGGGGCGGGTTGCTGGAGAGGACGCTGAGGGGGGTGGAGGAGCTGGCGAGGGAGTTGGGGAGGGGGTGA
- a CDS encoding carboxymuconolactone decarboxylase family protein gives MTQRLDLFALAPDVHRALVRVEQAAKKGLDPVVCELVKLRASQINHCAYCIDMHTKDARAAGETEQRLYLLNAWEEVPHLYTEKERAALALAEAVTVLTDGFVPDEVYERAAKHFGEQELARLIGVLTVINAWNRWCVTSRAEAGDYRPGQYEQGA, from the coding sequence ATGACACAGCGTCTCGACCTCTTCGCACTCGCCCCCGACGTCCACCGCGCCCTGGTCAGGGTCGAGCAAGCGGCCAAGAAGGGCCTCGATCCGGTCGTCTGCGAACTGGTGAAGCTCCGCGCCTCCCAGATCAACCACTGCGCGTACTGCATCGACATGCACACGAAGGACGCGCGCGCGGCCGGCGAGACGGAGCAGCGGCTGTACCTGCTGAACGCCTGGGAGGAGGTGCCCCACCTGTACACGGAGAAGGAGCGGGCGGCGCTGGCGCTGGCGGAGGCGGTGACGGTGCTGACGGACGGGTTCGTCCCGGACGAGGTGTACGAGCGGGCGGCGAAGCACTTCGGGGAGCAGGAACTGGCGCGGCTGATCGGGGTGCTGACGGTGATCAACGCGTGGAACCGGTGGTGTGTGACGAGCAGGGCGGAGGCGGGGGACTACCGGCCGGGGCAGTACGAGCAGGGGGCGTGA
- a CDS encoding PLP-dependent aminotransferase family protein, with product MSDSWATSAELRDFHRSLDLHVDVRAGTRGAGAALIRSLRDAVRTGRLAPGTRLPSSRALAADLGVARNTVAGAYAELVAEGWLTARQGSGTRVAARSEARRVTTRAHARAHEPPLHPLDRQAAYNLLPGAPDAARFPRAAWAAAARRALTAAPSAAFGHQGPGGRVELRRALAGYLARARGVYAEPERIVVCAGFTGGLRLLAEVLRAEGARRVAVEPYGLGLHRRLLTDAGLRTVPLPYDEEGIATAALPATGAGAVLLTPAHQFPTGVPLAPDRRAAAVDWARATGGVVLDDDYDGEFRYDRQPVGALQSLDPEHVAHLGTASKSLSPALRLGWMVLPERLLRGVHEVQSLSRTPPGVVDQLTLAEFLDSGGYDRHVRAARQRYRRRRDRLVAELARRAPRVRVTGIAAGLHAVVRLPPSTERRVLARAAREGLAVARLGAYEYGNAAWEEGGDFTAPPPAGEAPGTQGEALVVGYGTPPDHLYPGALEALCRVLEAET from the coding sequence ATGTCGGATTCCTGGGCCACTTCAGCGGAGCTACGCGACTTCCACCGCTCCCTCGACCTGCACGTCGACGTACGCGCCGGCACCCGCGGCGCCGGTGCCGCGCTCATCAGGTCGCTGCGCGACGCGGTACGCACCGGGCGGCTCGCGCCCGGCACCCGGCTGCCGTCGTCCCGGGCGCTCGCCGCCGACCTCGGCGTGGCGCGCAACACGGTGGCCGGCGCGTACGCCGAACTCGTCGCCGAGGGGTGGCTCACCGCCCGGCAGGGCTCCGGCACCCGCGTCGCCGCCCGCAGCGAGGCGCGCCGGGTCACCACCCGGGCGCACGCCCGTGCGCACGAGCCGCCGCTCCACCCCCTCGACCGGCAGGCCGCCTACAACCTCCTCCCCGGCGCCCCCGACGCCGCCCGCTTCCCCCGCGCCGCCTGGGCCGCCGCCGCGCGGCGGGCGCTCACCGCGGCGCCCTCGGCGGCCTTCGGCCACCAGGGTCCCGGTGGGCGGGTCGAGTTGCGGCGGGCGCTCGCCGGGTATCTGGCGCGGGCGCGCGGGGTGTACGCGGAGCCGGAGCGGATCGTGGTCTGCGCCGGGTTCACCGGCGGGCTGCGGCTGCTGGCGGAGGTGCTGCGGGCCGAGGGCGCCCGGCGGGTCGCCGTCGAGCCGTACGGGCTCGGGCTGCACCGCCGCCTCCTCACCGACGCCGGGCTGCGGACGGTGCCGCTGCCGTACGACGAGGAGGGCATCGCCACCGCCGCCCTGCCCGCGACCGGCGCCGGCGCCGTCCTCCTCACCCCGGCGCACCAGTTCCCCACCGGCGTCCCCCTCGCCCCCGACCGGCGCGCGGCGGCCGTCGACTGGGCGCGGGCGACGGGCGGGGTGGTGCTGGACGACGACTACGACGGCGAGTTCCGCTACGACCGGCAGCCGGTGGGGGCGCTCCAGTCCCTCGACCCGGAGCACGTCGCGCACCTGGGCACGGCCAGCAAGAGCCTGTCGCCCGCGCTGCGGCTGGGCTGGATGGTGCTGCCGGAGCGGCTGTTGCGCGGGGTGCACGAGGTGCAGTCGCTGAGCCGTACGCCGCCGGGGGTGGTGGACCAGCTCACGCTCGCCGAGTTCCTCGACTCCGGCGGCTACGACCGCCACGTACGCGCCGCCCGCCAGCGCTACCGCCGCCGCCGGGACCGCCTCGTCGCCGAACTCGCCCGGCGGGCGCCCCGGGTGAGAGTCACCGGGATCGCGGCGGGCCTGCACGCCGTCGTACGGCTCCCGCCGAGCACCGAGCGGCGGGTGCTGGCGCGGGCGGCGCGGGAGGGGCTGGCGGTGGCCAGGCTGGGGGCGTACGAGTACGGCAACGCGGCGTGGGAGGAGGGCGGCGACTTCACCGCGCCGCCCCCGGCGGGGGAGGCGCCGGGGACGCAGGGGGAGGCGCTGGTGGTGGGGTACGGGACGCCGCCGGACCACCTGTACCCGGGGGCGCTGGAGGCGCTGTGCCGGGTGCTGGAGGCGGAGACGTAG
- a CDS encoding metallophosphoesterase, whose protein sequence is MVFVPIAIGMLLLVAGAHWYVWRRLVRDTMRRGGWPRRLATPVVVLLPLMAFATVASERAGAPMPVQQALGWPGLMWLALLLYLLLALAVGELVRPVLLRVLERRARRAGGGTGAAAPVDEAEREAAVAALAQQVATAEAADEVAAEAAGGAGGGGGGTGTKAPLRLGPATVAGDEGAAGSQGSADGRADGADPASAPVGGEVSRRLFVARTVAIGATAVAAGTVAYGAYGVLGRAPRVKNVTVPLTKLPASAHGYRIAVVSDIHLGPVLGRGHTQRIVDTINAQRPDLVAIVGDLVDGSVDHLGTAAEPLGQLAAPDGTFFVTGNHEYFAGADGAGEWLDHLRELGLHPLENARTELAGFDLAGVNDVSGEDVGRAPDFARALGDRDTSRASVLLAHQPVVIHDAVDHGVDLQLSGHTHGGQMWPVTYIAEAANPTLAGLERYGDTQLYVTRGAGAWGPPVRVGAPSDITIVRLASPGA, encoded by the coding sequence GTGGTCTTCGTGCCGATTGCGATCGGGATGCTGCTCCTCGTCGCCGGGGCGCACTGGTACGTGTGGCGGCGGCTGGTCCGGGACACCATGCGGCGCGGCGGCTGGCCGCGGCGGCTGGCGACGCCGGTCGTGGTGCTGCTGCCGCTGATGGCGTTCGCGACGGTGGCCTCGGAGCGGGCCGGGGCGCCGATGCCGGTGCAGCAGGCGCTGGGATGGCCGGGGCTGATGTGGCTGGCGTTGCTGCTGTATCTGCTGCTGGCGCTGGCGGTGGGCGAGCTGGTACGGCCGGTGCTGCTGCGGGTGCTGGAGCGGCGGGCGCGGCGGGCCGGCGGTGGTACGGGGGCCGCGGCGCCGGTCGACGAGGCGGAGCGCGAGGCGGCCGTCGCGGCCCTGGCGCAGCAGGTCGCGACGGCGGAGGCGGCGGACGAGGTGGCCGCGGAGGCCGCCGGCGGCGCGGGCGGCGGAGGCGGCGGTACGGGGACGAAGGCGCCGCTGCGGCTCGGGCCGGCCACCGTGGCCGGGGACGAGGGCGCGGCGGGTTCCCAGGGTTCCGCGGACGGCCGCGCCGACGGCGCCGACCCCGCCTCCGCACCGGTGGGCGGCGAGGTGTCGCGGCGGCTCTTCGTCGCCCGTACCGTCGCGATCGGCGCCACCGCCGTCGCCGCCGGGACCGTCGCGTACGGGGCGTACGGCGTGCTCGGCCGCGCGCCCAGGGTCAAGAACGTCACCGTCCCCCTCACCAAGCTGCCCGCGTCCGCCCACGGCTACCGCATCGCCGTCGTCAGCGACATCCACCTCGGTCCCGTCCTCGGCCGCGGTCACACCCAGCGGATCGTCGACACGATCAACGCCCAGCGCCCCGACCTCGTCGCCATCGTCGGCGACCTCGTCGACGGCTCCGTCGACCACCTGGGGACGGCCGCGGAGCCGCTGGGGCAGTTGGCAGCGCCGGACGGCACGTTCTTCGTCACCGGCAACCACGAGTACTTCGCCGGCGCCGACGGCGCCGGTGAGTGGCTCGACCACCTCCGCGAACTCGGCCTGCACCCGCTGGAGAACGCCCGTACCGAGCTGGCCGGCTTCGACCTCGCCGGCGTCAACGACGTCTCCGGCGAGGACGTCGGCAGGGCCCCGGACTTCGCGCGCGCCCTCGGCGACCGCGACACCTCCCGCGCCTCGGTGCTGCTCGCGCACCAGCCGGTGGTGATCCACGACGCGGTGGACCACGGCGTCGACCTGCAGTTGTCGGGGCACACGCACGGCGGGCAGATGTGGCCGGTGACGTACATCGCGGAGGCGGCGAACCCGACGCTGGCGGGGCTGGAGCGGTACGGGGACACGCAGTTGTACGTCACGCGCGGCGCGGGGGCGTGGGGGCCGCCGGTGCGGGTGGGGGCGCCGTCGGACATCACGATCGTGCGGCTGGCGTCGCCGGGGGCGTGA